One window from the genome of Rufibacter tibetensis encodes:
- a CDS encoding M48 family metalloprotease, giving the protein MFNRFSAPLSSKVKKGFSTLLLLSSTLFTSCGGDKNGDNVFFPLENDLQLGMQVSQQADSVYASKGQLLDRNSTNPRTRSAYAHLDQIVNRILESGQVTYREEFPWDVKIINDPKVQNAFATPGGHIYVFTGLINYLDNEDQLAGVLGHEIAHADQRHSIKQLQKQYGISVISRLILGNESGNLERIFTQVGGQLVGLKFSRDYEREADEYSVLYLGATNFYACDGAAGFFQKMQTLENRGTPPEFASTHPSPGNRIQDIQALARQRGCKTTAAPDTKYQDFKRNLGL; this is encoded by the coding sequence ATGTTCAATAGATTTTCCGCTCCACTTTCTTCTAAAGTAAAAAAAGGTTTTTCTACGCTCCTGTTGTTGTCTTCTACCCTCTTTACCAGTTGCGGGGGCGATAAAAATGGGGACAACGTGTTCTTTCCGCTAGAAAATGATTTACAGTTAGGCATGCAGGTTTCACAGCAGGCTGATTCTGTGTATGCCAGCAAAGGACAGCTGCTGGATCGTAATTCAACTAACCCAAGAACGCGCTCGGCTTATGCCCACCTAGACCAGATAGTGAATCGTATTTTGGAATCTGGCCAGGTAACATATCGGGAAGAATTCCCCTGGGATGTAAAAATTATCAATGATCCCAAAGTTCAGAATGCATTTGCTACTCCGGGCGGGCACATTTATGTTTTCACAGGCTTGATTAATTACCTGGACAATGAAGATCAATTAGCCGGAGTTTTAGGCCATGAAATTGCCCACGCAGACCAACGTCATTCTATCAAACAGCTACAGAAGCAATACGGCATTTCAGTTATTTCAAGGTTGATTTTGGGAAACGAGTCTGGAAACCTTGAAAGGATCTTCACGCAAGTGGGCGGACAACTGGTAGGCTTAAAGTTTAGCCGGGACTATGAACGGGAAGCTGATGAATATTCTGTGCTGTATTTGGGAGCCACTAATTTTTATGCCTGTGACGGTGCTGCCGGGTTTTTCCAGAAAATGCAGACTTTGGAAAACCGAGGCACCCCGCCTGAATTTGCCAGCACCCATCCTTCTCCCGGAAACCGTATTCAGGATATACAGGCACTTGCCCGTCAGCGGGGTTGTAAAACAACGGCTGCTCCTGACACGAAATACCAGGATTTCAAACGGAATCTTGGGCTTTAA
- a CDS encoding DNA topoisomerase IB: protein METQLTPHAIYADVAASAQQAGLRYFPDTKPGITRQPKGKQFEYFTAKGEPVTDEKILDRINKLVIPPAWTDVWICPSENGHIQATGRDDKGRKQYLYHAQWKEVRSLNKFGRMIAFGNALPGIRKQVEKDLHLKKLEKRKILAIVVELLDNSFIRIGNKAYAKSNKSYGLTTLRDRHVKVEGDHLKLDFVGKKGIKHEISIKDRRLARLVKQCQDIPGYDLFQYYDEDGNRQPIESGDVNEYLKSLSTEDFTAKDFRTWGGTVLMVECLEQILDENPQIEKDKSVKEAAKMVAHELGNTPTVCSKYYIHPEVVNLFKQNKLIDYLRKHDAKKRKENPYLSRTEEFVIKMLKEVKIS from the coding sequence ATGGAAACTCAATTGACCCCACATGCCATTTACGCAGACGTGGCTGCTTCTGCTCAGCAAGCTGGTTTACGCTATTTTCCTGACACCAAGCCAGGCATTACGCGCCAGCCTAAAGGAAAGCAATTTGAGTATTTTACCGCCAAGGGAGAACCCGTGACAGATGAAAAGATTCTGGACCGGATAAACAAATTGGTGATACCGCCCGCCTGGACAGACGTTTGGATTTGCCCCTCTGAGAACGGCCACATACAGGCTACGGGCCGTGATGATAAAGGCCGGAAACAGTACCTGTACCACGCACAGTGGAAGGAGGTCAGGAGCTTAAATAAGTTTGGTCGCATGATTGCCTTTGGAAATGCCCTGCCAGGTATCAGAAAACAGGTAGAGAAAGACCTGCACCTAAAAAAACTGGAGAAACGCAAGATCCTGGCCATTGTGGTGGAGTTGCTGGACAACTCGTTCATCAGAATAGGAAATAAGGCTTACGCTAAATCAAATAAATCATACGGGCTTACTACGTTGAGGGACCGTCACGTGAAAGTAGAGGGTGATCACCTGAAGCTGGATTTTGTAGGTAAAAAAGGAATAAAACACGAGATCAGCATCAAAGACCGGCGCCTGGCCAGATTGGTGAAACAGTGCCAGGACATACCGGGGTATGACCTTTTTCAGTACTATGATGAAGATGGTAACCGTCAGCCCATTGAATCTGGTGATGTCAATGAGTACCTGAAAAGCCTGAGCACCGAAGATTTCACTGCCAAAGATTTCAGGACCTGGGGAGGTACGGTCTTGATGGTAGAATGCCTGGAGCAGATATTGGATGAAAACCCTCAAATAGAAAAGGACAAGTCTGTGAAGGAGGCTGCTAAAATGGTGGCCCATGAGTTAGGAAACACGCCAACGGTTTGCAGCAAGTATTACATCCATCCAGAGGTAGTCAATTTGTTTAAACAAAACAAATTGATAGACTACCTCCGGAAACATGATGCCAAAAAGCGAAAAGAAAATCCCTACCTTTCCCGTACTGAGGAATTTGTGATCAAAATGCTAAAGGAGGTAAAAATTTCATAA
- a CDS encoding GNAT family N-acetyltransferase gives MFIETERLIVQPLTLTQLKLYVANDGSLEKSLGVGYTPKEIEEDLADALENYFLRLLPLHLDQFHFYTLWAIILKDKNLLAGDLCFKGEPDENGEVEIGYGTYSEFQRLGIMKEAIAGLLKWCHDRHDISTVIAETETGNNASEKILERNGFHKDCQGRDNTWWKREVTDGVLK, from the coding sequence ATGTTCATAGAAACCGAGCGCCTTATAGTACAGCCACTCACGCTAACTCAACTGAAGCTTTACGTAGCCAATGATGGTTCACTGGAAAAAAGCTTAGGGGTGGGGTATACTCCAAAGGAAATAGAGGAAGATCTGGCTGATGCTCTGGAAAATTACTTTCTTCGGTTGCTTCCACTACACCTTGACCAATTTCATTTCTATACTCTATGGGCAATCATTCTAAAAGACAAAAATCTTTTAGCAGGTGACTTGTGCTTTAAAGGAGAGCCAGATGAGAACGGGGAAGTAGAAATAGGCTATGGTACCTACTCTGAATTCCAACGGCTTGGCATCATGAAAGAGGCAATAGCTGGTTTGCTGAAGTGGTGCCATGATCGCCATGATATTAGTACCGTTATAGCAGAAACAGAGACCGGTAACAACGCATCTGAAAAGATATTAGAAAGAAACGGGTTCCACAAAGACTGCCAAGGCAGGGACAACACTTGGTGGAAACGGGAGGTGACTGATGGGGTTTTAAAGTAG